One genomic segment of Leptospira yasudae includes these proteins:
- a CDS encoding Ig domain-containing protein, whose protein sequence is MLLLFSLACEDKKENTDNDTIFSLLMSLNRAQSAQYCPTNITMISGKASDGQVGSAVYPFGIEFTTNGSTYETASLSKKNCQFSDFKVNSILPNGLTFDSSIGRINGTPTAQGGPHTISFSATVTANGISKSVSGTRTITIYAAGALTCSNVGAGGGCNDPSKPYSCTNSAFCYSSCAAASDCGY, encoded by the coding sequence ATGCTGCTGTTGTTTTCATTAGCATGTGAGGACAAAAAAGAAAACACAGACAATGACACGATTTTCTCATTGCTGATGAGTTTGAACAGGGCTCAGTCAGCCCAATATTGTCCTACCAATATAACTATGATTTCAGGTAAGGCTTCTGACGGTCAAGTAGGCAGTGCAGTGTATCCTTTTGGAATAGAGTTTACGACGAATGGCTCAACATACGAAACTGCATCATTGAGTAAAAAGAACTGTCAATTCAGCGATTTTAAAGTGAATTCAATTTTACCGAATGGATTGACGTTTGACTCATCTATCGGCAGAATAAATGGAACGCCGACGGCTCAAGGTGGTCCGCACACGATTTCCTTTTCAGCAACCGTGACGGCTAACGGAATTTCTAAGTCCGTAAGCGGGACTCGAACCATTACGATATATGCGGCTGGTGCTTTGACTTGTAGCAACGTAGGAGCAGGTGGAGGTTGTAATGATCCGTCCAAGCCATACAGTTGTACGAATTCAGCATTTTGCTATAGCAGCTGTGCTGCGGCATCGGACTGTGGATATTGA